The following proteins are encoded in a genomic region of Coffea eugenioides isolate CCC68of chromosome 6, Ceug_1.0, whole genome shotgun sequence:
- the LOC113773484 gene encoding cytochrome P450 734A1, protein MEEEKLLHCLKLLLISFLLSYFMLKVLVLLWWRPRKIEEHFSKQGIRGPPYRFLVGNAKELVSLMLKASSQPMPFSHNILPRVLSFYHHWRKIYGATFLVWFGPNVRLTVADPDLIREIFTSKSEFYEKNEAHPLIRQLEGDGLLSLKGEKWAHHRKIITPTFHMENLKLLIPMGASSVVEMLDKWFAPANGSGEGNEIEIEVSEWFQNLTEDIVTRAAFGRSYEEGKAIFRLQAQQMVLASEAFQKVSIPGYRFLPTRSNMKSWKLDKEIKKSLMKVIDQRKENWGSEIKENGPKDLLGLMIKASMKGVSSSSSSSSRARESNANSNSNSCPFPSSVITVKDIAEECKSFFFAGEQTTSNLLTWTTVLLAMHPEWQDRARDEVLKVCGPRDIPSKDDLVKLKTISMILNESLRLYPPIVATIRRAKADMELGGCKIPSGTELLIPILAVHHDHALWGNDANEFNPARFSEGVARAAKHPVAFIPFGLGVRQCIGQNLAILQAKLTLAIMLQRCTFRLAPRYQHAPTVLMLLYPQYGAPIIFHPLSHDPVTPQNRRS, encoded by the exons atggaagaagaaaaactcTTGCACTGCCTCAAGCTACTCCTCATCTCTTTCTTGCTCTCCTATTTTATGCTCAAAGTCTTAGTTTTGCTATGGTGGAGACCGAGAAAAATAGAGGAACATTTCTCCAAACAAGGTATTAGAGGACCCCCTTATCGTTTCTTGGTTGGCAATGCCAAGGAGCTCGTGAGCCTAATGTTGAAGGCCTCTTCTCAACCCATGCCTTTTTCCCACAACATACTCCCACGGGTGCTCTCCTTCTATCACCACTGGCGCAAAATCTATG GTGCAACATTTCTAGTATGGTTCGGACCGAACGTTCGACTGACGGTGGCGGATCCCGACCTCATCCGAGAAATCTTCACATCAAAATCTGAATTCTACGAGAAAAATGAAGCGCACCCGCTCATCAGGCAACTCGAAGGCGATGGCTTGCTCAGCCTCAAAGGGGAAAAATGGGCTCAccacagaaaaatcatcacacCTACCTTCCATATGGAAAATCTCAAA TTGTTAATACCGATGGGGGCGAGTAGCGTGGTTGAAATGTTGGACAAATGGTTCGCTCCGGCAAACGGTAGTGGGGAAGGAAATGAGATTGAAATTGAAGTATCGGAATGGTTCCAGAACTTGACAGAGGATATTGTGACCCGGGCAGCCTTTGGCCGCAGCTACGAGGAAGGAAAAGCCATTTTCCGGCTCCAAGCTCAACAAATGGTGCTTGCTTCCGAGGCTTTCCAAAAAGTTTCCATCCCAGGTTACAG ATTCTTGCCCACGAGAAGTAACATGAAGTCTTGGAAATTGGACAAGGAAATCAAGAAATCACTGATGAAGGTGATCgatcaaaggaaagaaaactggGGGAGCGAAATCAAGGAAAATGGACCCAAGGACTTGCTGGGATTAATGATCAAAGCAAGCATGAAAGGGgtcagcagcagcagcagtagcAGTAGCAGGGCGCGGGAATCAAATGccaattccaattccaattcGTGTCCATTCCCATCATCAGTAATTACGGTGAAAGATATAGCAGAGGAATGCAAGAGCTTTTTCTTTGCCGGGGAGCAGACAACATCCAACTTGCTGACGTGGACGACCGTTTTGCTAGCAATGCACCCAGAATGGCAGGACCGAGCACGTGACGAGGTGCTCAAGGTGTGCGGACCACGTGACATCCCCTCCAAAGATGATCTTGTCAAGCTTAAGACG ATCAGCATGATACTAAACGAGTCGCTCCGACTATACCCGCCAATTGTCGCGACGATCAGACGAGCAAAGGCTGACATGGAGCTAGGAGGATGCAAGATCCCCAGCGGCACGGAGCTTTTGATACCAATCCTCGCCGTCCATCACGACCATGCCTTGTGGGGAAACGACGCCAATGAATTTAACCCCGCTCGATTCTCTGAAGGGGTGGCTCGAGCCGCCAAACATCCCGTGGCATTCATTCCCTTTGGGTTGGGGGTCCGGCAGTGCATCGGCCAAAATCTAGCCATCCTCCAAGCCAAGCTAACTCTTGCAATCATGCTTCAGCGCTGCACATTTCGCCTGGCCCCACGTTATCAACACGCTCCGACGGTCCTGATGCTTCTCTACCCGCAATACGGGGCTCCTATCATCTTTCACCCTCTGTCCCATGATCCCGTGACTCCCCAAAATCGACGGTCCTAG
- the LOC113775755 gene encoding uncharacterized protein LOC113775755 — protein sequence MRYKKGSEVEVFCKDEVPSGSWRCGQVICGNGHHYTIRCIIGAKDEAIFERVSRKSIRPCPPVVHVSRSWMPGDVVEMLHNYSWKMATVSKVLKGNHFLVRLVGSSNEFKVHKFDIRLRQSWMDGKWIVVGKGFGNYDEEKCCEQPCFNYNYISGSFKGIKAKLDSHEEKDCVGTVNNINCQESHIVSKKNLKRVSHNVYPQAKAPESARKFRAIEKGGRHHRVIVADPSPLPEKVENYPYPKKLPGGKDICCLLNNKTTIFSQTDEGRIRIIDVAQYSNSRTSDCNDVDDDVSSVGSCSIGWDNPIKWPSRILACPVGYADDHSSDAESVCPLNKEEENYLQPNDEELAVEIHRLELHAYRCTLGALYALGPLSWEQETLMTNLRISLHISNDEHLMELRNLTSSATGIHVS from the exons ATGAGATACAAGAAAGGGAGCGAAGTCGAAGTATTTTGCAAAGATGAGGTGCCGTCCGGCTCCTGGCGTTGTGGGCAGGTAATATGTGGCAACGGTCACCATTACACCATCAGGTGCATTATAGGGGCTAAGGATGAGGCAATATTTGAGAGAGTCTCTAGGAAGTCAATTAGGCCATGCCCTCCTGTTGTTCATGTATCTCGGAGCTGGATGCCTGGTGATGTTGTTGAGATGTTGCACAATTACTCTTGGAAGATGGCTACGGTCTCAAAGGTTTTAAAGGGAAACCACTTTTTGGTCAGGCTTGTCGGATCCTCGAATGAGTTCAAGGTTCACAAGTTTGATATCCGGCTGAGGCAATCTTGGATGGATGGGAAATGGATCGTGGTTGGCAAG GGTTTTGGAAATTATGATGAAGAGAAATGCTGTGAACAGCCTTGTTtcaattataattatatatcaggctcctttaaggggataaaagcAAAATTAGATTCCCACGAAGAAAAGGACTGTGTTGGTACTGTAAACAACATCAACTGCCAGGAATCACATATAGTTTCCAAGAAAAATCTAAAGAGAGTGTCTCACAATGTTTACCCTCAAGCTAAAGCACCTGAAAGTGCTCGAAAGTTTAGAGCAATCGAAAAAGGTGGTAGACATCATCGAGTGATTGTTGCTGATCCTTCCCCGTTGCCTGAGAAGGTAGAAAATTATCCTTATCCAAAGAAATTGCCAGGAGGAAAGGACATATGTTGTCttttaaacaataaaactacAATTTTCTCTCAAACGGATGAAGGGCGGATAAGAATCATTGATGTTGCAcaatattcaaactcaagaacTTCAGATTGTAATGATGTGGATGATGATGTGAGCTCTGTTGGCAGCTGTTCTATTGGTTGGGACAATCCCATTAAGTGGCCTTCTAGGATCTTGGCATGTCCTGTTGGATATGCTGACGATCATTCCAGTGATGCTGAGTCTGTTTGTCCGCTAAATAAAGAGGAAGAGAACTATTTACAACCCAATGACGAGGAGTTGGCTGTGGAAATTCATAGGTTAGAGTTGCATGCCTATCGCTGCACTCTGGGGGCTTTATATGCATTAGGACCTTTAAGTTGGGAACAAGAAACGTTGATGACAAACCTTCGTATTTCCCTTCATATATCAAATGATGAGCATTTGATGGAGTTAAGGAACTTAACATCTAGTGCAACCGGCATCCACGTTAGTTGA